From one Campylobacter concisus genomic stretch:
- a CDS encoding energy transducer TonB yields MQSKQSLNKISNYSGLAVSLIVHGAAVYFLLSHNFDEIKIGEQKPIKIALNSFTPVPQVSAPQIAEQMLIPEPTPPAPPPPPEPPKPEPKPEPKPEPKKVEKPKREIKKVEPKKEKKIEPKPEPVIAQPVQPIVPPASVNTNLPANNKSIAAAPVQNITPELNLSNSQGDEDFTKVIIAVKRHKSYPNNARRMKHQGVVEVRFLLKQDGSIDELKVSKSSGFESLDNGALENIQRASSEFPKPKQDRYLRFPISYTLK; encoded by the coding sequence TTGCAATCCAAACAATCTCTGAATAAAATTTCAAATTACAGCGGCTTAGCTGTTTCGCTTATAGTGCATGGAGCAGCAGTATATTTTTTGCTTTCACATAATTTTGATGAGATAAAAATAGGAGAGCAAAAACCGATAAAAATAGCTCTTAATTCATTTACTCCAGTGCCACAAGTCTCAGCACCTCAAATAGCGGAGCAAATGCTTATCCCAGAGCCAACTCCACCAGCTCCACCGCCACCACCAGAGCCACCAAAACCTGAGCCAAAGCCAGAACCAAAACCTGAACCTAAAAAGGTGGAAAAACCAAAGCGTGAAATAAAAAAGGTAGAGCCTAAAAAAGAGAAAAAAATAGAGCCCAAGCCTGAACCGGTAATTGCTCAGCCAGTGCAGCCTATTGTACCGCCAGCCAGTGTAAATACAAATTTGCCAGCCAATAACAAGTCTATCGCTGCAGCTCCAGTTCAAAATATAACACCTGAGCTAAATTTATCAAATTCACAAGGCGATGAAGATTTTACGAAAGTTATAATCGCAGTTAAGAGGCATAAAAGTTACCCAAATAACGCTAGGCGTATGAAGCATCAAGGCGTTGTAGAAGTTAGGTTTTTACTTAAGCAAGACGGTAGTATAGATGAACTTAAAGTTAGTAAAAGCTCTGGTTTTGAGTCGCTTGATAATGGTGCTTTAGAAAATATTCAAAGAGCAAGTTCTGAGTTTCCAAAGCCTAAGCAAGATCGTTACCTTCGTTTCCCTATTTCGTATACACTAAAATAA
- the exbD gene encoding TonB system transport protein ExbD has translation MRLNKKDGLNIVPFIDIMLVLLAIVLSISTFIAQGKIAIDLPSANSAEQSKEDDKKVNVVIDKDNKFFIDDVEISEKELKDKLNAVDIKTLIELKSDKNSKFDSFVKVIDILKEKGHENFAIQTISE, from the coding sequence ATGCGTCTAAATAAAAAAGATGGGTTAAATATTGTCCCATTTATTGATATTATGCTTGTTTTGCTTGCTATCGTGCTTAGCATTTCGACTTTTATTGCTCAAGGCAAGATAGCTATTGATCTTCCAAGTGCAAACAGTGCTGAGCAAAGTAAAGAGGACGATAAAAAGGTAAACGTAGTAATTGATAAGGATAATAAATTTTTTATAGATGATGTAGAAATTTCTGAGAAAGAACTTAAAGATAAGTTAAATGCAGTTGATATAAAGACATTGATCGAACTAAAAAGCGATAAAAATTCGAAATTTGATAGCTTTGTCAAAGTAATTGATATATTAAAAGAGAAGGGCCACGAAAATTTTGCAATCCAAACAATCTCTGAATAA
- the exbB gene encoding TonB-system energizer ExbB, translated as MELIKHHIDHVIIAILGIMSFFVLWYTIERIIFYSRVDIKGYKSIESLEEALTKNLTTLYIIYSNAPYIGLLGTVAGIMITFYDMGIAGGIDTKSIMVGLSLALKATAFGLLVAIPTLMIYNGFVRKVDVMLNRYKAENASK; from the coding sequence ATGGAGCTAATTAAACATCACATTGATCATGTAATTATTGCGATTTTAGGCATTATGAGTTTTTTTGTGCTTTGGTATACGATTGAGCGTATTATTTTTTATTCACGCGTTGATATAAAAGGCTACAAAAGTATCGAATCGCTTGAAGAGGCACTAACCAAAAATTTAACCACACTTTACATTATCTACTCAAATGCACCATATATAGGACTTCTTGGTACAGTTGCTGGAATTATGATCACATTTTATGATATGGGTATAGCAGGCGGAATCGATACTAAAAGCATAATGGTCGGACTCTCTCTTGCGCTAAAAGCAACTGCTTTTGGACTACTTGTGGCGATACCAACTTTGATGATTTACAATGGTTTTGTCAGAAAAGTAGATGTAATGCTAAATAGATACAAGGCTGAAAATGCGTCTAAATAA
- the waaF gene encoding lipopolysaccharide heptosyltransferase II, whose protein sequence is MRVFIELPTWLGDAVMASAAIENLSKNAKNIVFFGSYVACELYKSHPKCEKVVIDDSKKQSSRYLSLIKTARKLGKFDIAISFRSSFASKFLLFFLKATQKFCFKKSSESLHQVQKYLNFIKQGLNLKEISNELKIYYEAKKSEQKLLVLNPGASYGSAKRWYPHYFAEVALHFKDEFDVKITGSKAELEICNEIEQILLQNGMKCENLAGKTSIKELCELIGSIKNGIFLTNDSGPMHIAAAYKVPLVALFGPTKFKETSPWQDESAKIVHLNLECMPCMKRVCPIKTHACMKELMPKIVITEIELLRKKLNF, encoded by the coding sequence GTGAGAGTATTTATAGAGCTTCCAACTTGGCTTGGAGATGCTGTGATGGCGAGTGCGGCGATAGAAAATCTAAGTAAAAATGCTAAAAATATTGTATTTTTTGGCTCTTATGTGGCCTGTGAGCTTTATAAATCACATCCAAAGTGCGAAAAAGTAGTAATTGATGATAGTAAAAAGCAAAGCTCAAGATATCTAAGCCTTATAAAAACAGCTAGAAAGCTTGGAAAATTTGATATCGCTATTAGTTTTAGAAGCTCGTTTGCTAGTAAATTTTTGCTATTTTTTCTAAAAGCAACGCAAAAATTTTGCTTTAAAAAGAGTAGCGAGAGCTTGCATCAGGTGCAAAAATATCTAAATTTCATAAAGCAAGGCCTAAATTTAAAAGAAATTTCAAACGAACTAAAAATTTATTATGAAGCCAAAAAAAGCGAGCAAAAACTCCTCGTGCTAAATCCAGGTGCTAGCTACGGAAGTGCCAAGAGATGGTATCCGCACTATTTTGCGGAGGTTGCACTTCATTTTAAAGATGAATTTGATGTAAAGATCACTGGCTCAAAAGCTGAGCTTGAAATTTGCAATGAAATCGAGCAAATACTCTTACAAAATGGTATGAAATGTGAAAATTTGGCTGGAAAAACGAGTATAAAAGAGCTTTGTGAACTAATAGGCTCTATAAAAAATGGTATCTTTTTGACAAATGATAGTGGTCCTATGCATATCGCAGCTGCCTATAAAGTGCCACTTGTGGCTCTTTTTGGACCGACTAAATTTAAAGAGACTAGCCCATGGCAAGATGAAAGCGCAAAGATAGTGCATTTAAATTTAGAGTGTATGCCATGCATGAAGCGAGTGTGTCCCATAAAAACACATGCCTGTATGAAGGAGCTCATGCCAAAAATAGTTATCACTGAAATAGAGCTATTAAGAAAGAAATTAAATTTTTGA
- a CDS encoding glycosyltransferase family 4 protein: protein MKKIVFLRINPNAVGGAERYLRRLAKALKDVGIDTSIRSYLGETRISSWKKALRFNAQVKRQKQSDEVYFSLERVSCADIYRAGDGVHKIYRATKPFWWVNPLNFVYPYLEKRCFKNSEKIIANSNYIKEQIISAYGIDESKIVTIYNGINLPQKVEKGEAKLSVCEEFGLDYNLPIVLFVGNGFKRKGAKDFLLLVSKLKTPVNALIVGKDKNLNSYKKLAKKLKIKAFFIGEQKMTAKFYEASDIFIFPTHYEPFSNVVLEALSFKNIVFTTAQNGAAEILENRFIMREPNDESILELVEQVLNDNDMMRELQEKSFLLSQKFSIEENASKTLKIINEVLNLEQK from the coding sequence ATGAAAAAAATAGTTTTTTTACGTATCAATCCAAATGCAGTCGGTGGTGCCGAACGCTATTTAAGAAGGCTTGCCAAAGCCCTAAAAGACGTAGGTATAGACACATCTATACGCTCATATCTAGGAGAGACTAGGATCTCGTCATGGAAAAAGGCTTTGAGATTTAACGCACAGGTAAAGCGCCAGAAACAAAGTGATGAGGTATATTTTAGCTTGGAGCGAGTGAGTTGTGCAGATATTTATAGAGCAGGGGACGGTGTGCATAAAATTTATCGTGCTACAAAGCCATTTTGGTGGGTTAATCCTCTAAATTTTGTCTATCCATATCTAGAAAAGCGTTGCTTTAAAAATTCTGAAAAGATAATCGCAAATTCAAACTACATAAAAGAGCAAATCATCTCAGCTTACGGTATTGATGAGTCAAAAATCGTTACCATTTACAACGGTATAAATTTGCCACAAAAGGTAGAAAAAGGAGAAGCAAAACTTAGCGTATGTGAAGAATTTGGACTTGATTACAATTTACCAATTGTGCTTTTTGTCGGAAATGGCTTTAAAAGAAAAGGAGCAAAGGACTTTTTGCTTCTTGTCTCAAAGCTAAAAACGCCAGTAAATGCACTAATAGTAGGCAAAGATAAAAATTTAAATTCATATAAGAAGCTAGCAAAAAAGCTAAAGATAAAGGCATTTTTTATAGGTGAGCAAAAAATGACTGCAAAATTTTATGAAGCAAGCGATATTTTTATATTTCCAACACACTATGAGCCATTTTCAAATGTCGTTCTAGAGGCACTTAGCTTTAAAAACATTGTCTTTACAACGGCTCAAAATGGGGCAGCTGAAATTTTAGAAAATCGTTTTATCATGCGTGAACCAAATGATGAAAGTATACTGGAGCTAGTGGAGCAGGTGCTTAATGATAATGACATGATGAGAGAGCTGCAAGAGAAGTCATTTTTACTTTCACAAAAATTTAGTATAGAAGAAAATGCAAGCAAAACTCTTAAAATCATAAACGAAGTGCTAAATTTGGAGCAAAAGTGA
- the polA gene encoding DNA polymerase I translates to MKTLTIIDTFGFFFRLYYAMSGLKNREGKPSGMISGFANFIASLKDEYQSDYLIFALDSKGKTLRHEILGDYKANRNEPPAQLKEQLPVCIDMIEKMGLYSLSREGYEADDIIASAVKFCKDKDIFVRIVTHDKDLYQLIEDGKVSIYSPQSKIDHDSASCFEKYGVYPAQVRDFLAIAGDSSDNIPGVKGIGAVGAKKLLAEYGSLEGIYENLALLRNERTKNMLAAAKDEAFLSKKLATLFDDAVSSFDLEHSKFPEQNPLINISEILKEYDLNRLLKSLQKEENAEFKLGFRANLLLDEASIEKLLSNVTPETIVAFDTETTGVDSRSAKIVGFSFCFNDEDAYYVPVAHNYLGVPQQISLKFATWAIGQIYKGCVIGQNLKYDFEIVKNNLGLNPPANFKDTMILAWLSDPNSSVGMDALAKRLYDYDTIKFEDVVKKGQTFGDVPLENAAKYASEDAWITLKFYKTFLNTLDKNLLALADTHEFPFILTLFEMEQNGIKINEAKMQKLILENDTKLKALTSEIYELSGENFNINSVKQLGVILFEHLKLPTKKKTKTGYSTDESVLAELIDAHPVIEKILAYRELYKLQSTYCEPLLALAKKDEGSRIYTSFLQTGTSTGRLSSKNPNLQNIPARGSLAKDVRECFEAREGYSFVGLDYSQIELRLLAHFSRDPALLTAFKNDEDIHARTAISIFGSSDGQNRAVAKSINFGLIYGMGSSKLANQVNITRAEAKEYIERYFKAFATIKDFLEGIKISAKNDGFVQTLLGRRRYFDFKSATPMQIAMFEREAVNTVFQGSAADLVKMAMVKVRANLDENAKMLLQIHDELIFEVKDEFAQEFGKATQKTMEEIYTLNVPLKTSLNIAKNWGELK, encoded by the coding sequence ATGAAAACACTTACAATTATTGACACTTTTGGTTTCTTTTTTAGGCTCTACTACGCCATGAGCGGACTTAAAAACCGCGAGGGCAAGCCAAGCGGTATGATTAGTGGCTTTGCAAATTTTATAGCAAGCCTCAAAGATGAATACCAAAGCGACTATCTCATCTTCGCACTTGATAGCAAAGGCAAGACCTTACGTCACGAAATTTTAGGTGATTACAAAGCAAACAGAAACGAGCCACCGGCTCAGCTAAAAGAGCAACTTCCAGTTTGCATAGATATGATAGAAAAAATGGGACTTTACAGCCTTAGCCGCGAGGGCTACGAGGCCGATGATATCATCGCAAGTGCGGTTAAATTTTGCAAGGATAAAGATATATTTGTGCGAATAGTCACCCACGATAAAGACCTTTACCAACTCATAGAGGACGGCAAAGTGAGCATCTACAGCCCGCAAAGCAAGATCGATCATGATAGCGCAAGCTGCTTTGAAAAATATGGCGTCTATCCAGCTCAGGTAAGGGACTTTCTAGCGATCGCAGGCGATAGTTCAGACAACATTCCAGGCGTCAAAGGTATTGGCGCAGTGGGAGCTAAAAAGCTTTTGGCTGAGTATGGCAGCTTAGAGGGGATTTATGAAAATTTAGCCCTTCTTAGAAACGAACGCACTAAAAATATGCTAGCAGCTGCAAAAGACGAAGCATTTTTGAGCAAAAAGCTAGCCACTTTATTTGATGACGCAGTTAGTTCGTTTGATCTTGAGCATTCTAAATTTCCAGAGCAAAATCCTCTGATAAATATCTCAGAAATTTTAAAAGAGTACGATCTAAACAGACTTCTTAAGAGCTTGCAAAAAGAGGAAAATGCTGAATTTAAACTTGGCTTTAGAGCAAATTTACTCCTTGATGAGGCTAGCATTGAAAAGCTACTCTCTAACGTCACGCCAGAAACCATCGTCGCCTTTGACACTGAGACCACGGGCGTTGATAGCAGGAGCGCAAAGATCGTTGGATTTAGCTTTTGCTTTAACGATGAGGACGCCTACTACGTGCCGGTAGCTCACAACTACCTTGGTGTGCCGCAGCAAATCAGCCTAAAATTTGCCACTTGGGCGATAGGGCAAATTTATAAAGGCTGCGTGATCGGACAAAATTTAAAATATGACTTTGAGATCGTGAAAAACAACCTTGGCCTTAATCCCCCAGCAAATTTTAAAGACACGATGATACTTGCGTGGCTTAGCGATCCAAACTCGAGTGTCGGCATGGACGCACTGGCAAAGAGGCTATATGACTACGATACGATAAAATTTGAAGATGTGGTCAAAAAAGGGCAGACTTTTGGCGATGTGCCACTAGAAAATGCCGCTAAATACGCGAGCGAGGATGCTTGGATAACGCTTAAATTTTATAAAACTTTTTTAAACACGCTTGATAAAAATTTACTAGCCCTTGCCGATACGCACGAGTTTCCTTTTATCCTAACGCTCTTTGAAATGGAGCAAAACGGCATCAAGATAAATGAAGCCAAAATGCAAAAGCTCATCCTTGAAAATGACACCAAGCTAAAGGCACTAACAAGTGAAATCTACGAGCTAAGCGGCGAAAATTTCAACATAAACTCAGTAAAACAGCTTGGCGTAATACTTTTTGAGCATTTAAAGCTTCCAACGAAAAAGAAGACAAAAACTGGCTATAGCACCGATGAGAGCGTGTTAGCTGAGCTCATAGACGCTCATCCAGTGATAGAAAAAATTTTAGCTTATCGCGAGCTATATAAACTACAAAGCACTTACTGCGAGCCACTTTTAGCGCTTGCGAAAAAGGATGAGGGCTCGCGAATTTACACGAGCTTTTTGCAAACTGGCACGAGCACCGGCAGGCTTTCAAGCAAAAATCCAAATTTACAAAATATCCCAGCTCGTGGCAGCCTCGCAAAGGATGTTAGAGAGTGTTTCGAGGCGCGCGAGGGATATAGCTTTGTGGGGCTTGACTACAGCCAGATCGAGCTTAGGCTGCTAGCTCACTTTAGCCGTGATCCTGCGCTGCTTACGGCGTTTAAAAATGACGAGGATATCCACGCAAGGACGGCTATTAGCATATTTGGTAGCAGCGATGGGCAAAATAGAGCCGTAGCAAAGAGTATAAATTTTGGCCTTATTTACGGCATGGGCTCAAGCAAGCTGGCAAATCAAGTAAATATCACAAGAGCCGAGGCGAAAGAGTATATAGAGCGCTATTTTAAGGCATTTGCGACGATTAAAGACTTTTTAGAGGGGATAAAAATTTCAGCTAAAAACGACGGCTTTGTGCAGACACTACTTGGCAGAAGGCGCTACTTTGACTTTAAAAGCGCTACACCTATGCAAATAGCTATGTTTGAGCGCGAGGCGGTAAATACGGTCTTTCAAGGCTCTGCGGCAGATCTAGTCAAGATGGCGATGGTAAAAGTTAGAGCAAATTTAGATGAAAATGCAAAAATGTTGCTTCAAATCCACGACGAGCTGATCTTTGAAGTAAAAGACGAATTTGCGCAGGAATTTGGCAAGGCAACGCAAAAGACGATGGAGGAAATTTACACCTTAAATGTGCCACTTAAAACATCGCTAAATATCGCCAAAAACTGGGGCGAGCTAAAATAA
- a CDS encoding P-loop NTPase fold protein — MNNSKVDIEKRLEEILKRKVGTCIVLDGEWGVGKTTFWKNFSDSKFNKKSVYVSLFGKESIQEIKQEISLKFYRKNKVVSKISEKFIPTGIFSFFTKRFADNKIAEFGLIMLDSLYTDKYKDAIICFDDFERISDKLNLKDILGLISEYKEQQNCHIVMILNRSKMTDYAKEIQKEDEENLKDKELKNDSQIKEDKTEPEKILSEYKDKIMDYEFYYNPTPQESFSIISGELVGDYQEVARQYFKKHEISNIRVIRRAINALNDYHKYLENVEENHKKTRDCILKFILGISVINSMNSLSKVEQFFGVRNFYGKLQDIYGLFKNMSNVDALIFSRDVDYHQLSLNIFSYVKRSIIDVDEFKKIVGRLIEREQFEEAKNSIINEYFNGIYDLQYKNSDFTNKLFGYLEENKERILEIVEFDSFLLYIEKLGEFDEKHKEKYRKFAIEVLLKHLKSIFDNKQYEYFDTEIINKMNGFDDQIKDLYNKLMHEKEFFKISTAEGIIENIFMSKSPIPEVLSSEIKSEDLEKYCYANKDFVYSAVKFLHTDRNPKADELKDKILGVFKDISKNGNESQKLQMTLLLEFLEKEKGNPSMELF, encoded by the coding sequence ATGAATAACTCAAAAGTAGATATTGAAAAAAGACTAGAAGAAATACTAAAACGTAAAGTTGGCACATGCATTGTTTTAGACGGTGAATGGGGCGTAGGGAAAACAACTTTTTGGAAAAATTTTTCTGATTCAAAATTTAATAAAAAATCTGTTTATGTCTCCTTGTTTGGCAAGGAAAGTATTCAAGAAATAAAGCAAGAGATAAGTTTAAAATTTTATAGAAAGAATAAAGTTGTATCAAAGATATCAGAAAAATTTATTCCTACAGGTATTTTTAGTTTCTTTACAAAAAGATTCGCAGATAATAAAATTGCAGAATTTGGTTTAATTATGCTGGACTCCTTGTATACGGATAAGTACAAAGATGCAATAATCTGCTTTGATGACTTTGAAAGAATCTCTGATAAATTAAATTTAAAAGATATTCTAGGGCTGATTTCCGAATATAAAGAGCAGCAAAATTGTCATATAGTTATGATTTTAAATCGCTCAAAGATGACGGATTATGCTAAAGAAATACAAAAAGAAGATGAGGAAAATTTAAAAGATAAAGAGCTTAAAAATGATAGCCAAATAAAAGAGGATAAAACAGAACCAGAAAAAATTTTATCGGAATACAAAGATAAAATTATGGACTACGAATTTTATTATAATCCGACTCCGCAGGAATCTTTTAGCATTATTTCAGGTGAGTTAGTTGGAGATTATCAAGAAGTGGCACGACAATATTTTAAAAAACATGAGATAAGTAATATTAGGGTAATTAGACGAGCTATAAATGCTTTAAATGATTATCATAAATATTTAGAGAATGTAGAAGAAAATCATAAAAAAACAAGGGATTGTATTTTGAAGTTTATATTAGGAATATCTGTTATAAACTCTATGAATTCCCTAAGTAAAGTTGAACAATTTTTTGGTGTAAGAAATTTTTATGGCAAATTGCAGGATATATATGGTTTGTTTAAAAATATGAGTAATGTAGACGCACTAATATTTTCTAGAGATGTAGATTATCATCAATTAAGTTTAAATATATTTTCTTATGTAAAAAGATCGATTATAGATGTTGATGAATTTAAGAAGATAGTTGGGAGGCTAATAGAGAGGGAGCAATTTGAAGAAGCGAAAAATAGCATTATAAATGAATACTTTAATGGTATATATGATTTGCAATACAAAAATTCTGACTTTACAAATAAACTTTTTGGTTATTTAGAAGAAAATAAGGAAAGAATATTAGAGATAGTAGAATTTGATTCTTTTTTATTATATATAGAAAAACTAGGAGAATTTGACGAAAAGCATAAAGAAAAATATCGTAAATTTGCCATCGAAGTATTGTTAAAACATTTAAAATCTATATTTGATAATAAACAATATGAATATTTTGATACAGAGATTATCAATAAAATGAATGGTTTTGATGACCAAATTAAAGATTTATACAATAAGCTTATGCATGAAAAAGAGTTTTTTAAAATATCTACTGCAGAAGGTATAATAGAAAATATTTTCATGAGTAAGAGCCCAATACCAGAAGTATTGTCATCTGAAATAAAGAGTGAAGACTTAGAAAAATATTGCTATGCAAATAAAGATTTTGTATATAGTGCAGTGAAATTTTTACACACTGATAGAAATCCTAAAGCCGATGAGCTTAAAGATAAAATACTAGGTGTATTTAAAGACATATCGAAAAATGGCAATGAAAGCCAAAAACTACAAATGACTTTATTACTTGAGTTCTTAGAAAAAGAAAAGGGTAATCCAAGCATGGAGTTATTTTAG
- the dapE gene encoding succinyl-diaminopimelate desuccinylase — MVISFLKELLSFRSITPNDAGSLEFIARFLPDFEAKFIEKNGTKNLILSKIYGDGEHLAFAGHVDVVPPGEGWDSEPFTPYEKDDYIYARGAQDMKSGVAAFVCAAKDAKFDGKLSLILTSDEEGDGTYGTPLALEYLREINNLPKFCVVAEPTCDKEFGDSIKVGRRGSINGKIVIKGVQGHVAYPEKCINPVNLIAPLLNKIADHDMDAGSEFFSPSKIVITDIRGGMQVCNVTPSELSIMFNVRNSNLTDVNDVESYLREVLKGLDYELSIKQSSKRFLTNKDSKIVKNLIASVTKITGVTPVLNTKGGTSDARHFAEFGVDAIEFGVINDRIHAKNERVSAHEVNKLYEIFKDLIENFKE; from the coding sequence GTGGTAATTAGCTTTTTAAAAGAGCTTTTAAGTTTTCGCTCTATCACGCCTAATGATGCTGGAAGCTTAGAATTTATCGCTAGATTTTTGCCTGATTTTGAGGCTAAATTTATAGAAAAAAATGGCACAAAAAATCTCATACTTTCTAAAATTTATGGAGACGGTGAGCATCTAGCTTTTGCTGGACACGTTGATGTCGTGCCTCCAGGTGAGGGCTGGGATAGCGAGCCATTTACACCATATGAAAAAGATGACTACATCTACGCAAGAGGCGCACAGGATATGAAAAGTGGCGTGGCTGCTTTTGTTTGCGCTGCTAAAGATGCGAAATTTGATGGCAAACTAAGCCTTATTTTAACAAGCGACGAAGAGGGTGATGGCACATATGGCACGCCTTTAGCACTTGAATATTTACGCGAGATAAATAATTTGCCAAAATTTTGCGTAGTGGCTGAGCCAACTTGTGATAAAGAATTTGGTGATAGCATAAAAGTTGGCAGGCGCGGCTCGATAAATGGCAAGATCGTGATAAAGGGCGTTCAAGGGCACGTGGCGTATCCTGAAAAGTGCATAAATCCGGTAAATTTAATAGCTCCACTTCTAAATAAAATAGCTGATCACGATATGGACGCTGGGAGCGAGTTTTTTAGTCCAAGCAAGATTGTGATAACTGATATTAGAGGCGGCATGCAAGTTTGTAACGTCACGCCAAGCGAGCTTAGCATAATGTTTAATGTGAGAAACTCAAATTTAACTGACGTAAATGATGTTGAGAGCTATCTTAGAGAGGTTTTAAAAGGGCTTGATTACGAGCTTAGTATAAAGCAAAGCTCAAAGAGATTTTTAACAAATAAAGATAGCAAAATCGTAAAAAATTTAATAGCTTCTGTCACAAAGATCACCGGAGTCACACCAGTTCTAAATACAAAGGGCGGCACGAGCGATGCAAGGCACTTTGCCGAATTTGGTGTAGATGCGATAGAATTTGGTGTCATAAACGACCGCATACACGCCAAAAACGAGCGAGTTAGCGCCCACGAAGTAAATAAACTTTATGAAATTTTTAAAGATTTGATAGAAAATTTCAAAGAATAA